From one Papilio machaon chromosome 16, ilPapMach1.1, whole genome shotgun sequence genomic stretch:
- the LOC106711185 gene encoding uncharacterized protein LOC106711185 has protein sequence MSDARSKDLIKLRGSIKGKLTIFHNFLNTLESIVNVNETQFNELDSRLNKIDCLHNDFDKFQTELEMLSDDPNQLMSEREEFESKYFALVSTARTILNKYQRDRQRAMSVSESSDGGVDREVTALVNVVAGDGNLHPARLLLDNASTAHFVTRHLCDKLGLPRRHVSSSVTVCSQA, from the exons ATGAGTGATGCACGAAgcaaagatttaattaagctTAGAGGATCAATTAAAggcaaattaacaatttttcataatttcttaAACACTTTGGAAAGCAtagtaaatgtaaatgaaacTCAATTTAACGAACTCGACTcgcgtttaaataaaattgattgtctacataatgattttgataaatttcagACGGAGTTGGAAATGTTGTCTGACGATCCCAATCAATTAATGTCAGAACGAGAAGAATTTGAAAGCAAATATTTCGCATTAGTATCGACGGCGCGCACAATATTGAACAAGTATCAGCGAGACCGGCAGCGCGCGATGTCAGTGTCCGAGTCGAGCGATGGCGGCGTAGACAGAGAAGTGACAG CTTTGGTGAACGTTGTCGCGGGTGACGGGAACCTACACCCCGCGCGACTCTTGCTTGACAACGCGTCCACTGCGCACTTTGTCACGCGCCACCTATGTGACAAGCTCGGGTTACCGCGGCGTCACGTAAGCTCATctgtgacag TTTGCTCTCAGGCCTAG